The Elusimicrobiales bacterium genome window below encodes:
- a CDS encoding glycogen/starch synthase encodes MNIILAASEVFPFCKTGGLADVAGALAQVFSRTKDNRLVVFVPKYRNIGGGMFSLKAVPGSFSVPMTGRLETASLLRADWGKATVYFVDCPKYFDRAELYRTKYGDYQDNDERFIFFSRAVLEGAKFIDFKPDIIHCHDWQTGLIPAYLKTLYRIDAFFAKTGSLFTIHNMAFQGCFPRDTHFRAGFGWIDFTPDKLEFYGGINFLKSGIVFGDRVNTVSPGYADEVRLKPEFGRGLEGVLRARGADFSGILNGIDTEIWDPEMDAFIPRGYDFRSFSKGKAAARTALRARTGLAEDKAPLVGIVSRLEGQKGSDIIAAVMPNFAARAQFALLGCGDPHVQDTFAALERQHPGRISCCFAHNEELAHIVYAASDIFLMPSRFEPCGLSQMIAMRYGAPPVVTRTGGLADTVSDAAPVTGYFAADAQKENVTAALSKAICDFSNRRVWGEVVRNGMKRDFSWDSSAAHYLALFSTIHKLRR; translated from the coding sequence ATGAACATAATACTTGCCGCCAGCGAGGTATTCCCTTTCTGCAAAACCGGCGGGCTGGCCGATGTGGCCGGCGCGCTGGCGCAGGTGTTTTCCCGGACAAAAGACAACAGGCTTGTGGTTTTCGTTCCCAAATACCGCAATATAGGCGGCGGGATGTTTTCGCTGAAAGCGGTTCCGGGCAGCTTTTCCGTGCCGATGACGGGGCGGCTGGAAACCGCCTCCCTCCTGCGCGCGGACTGGGGAAAAGCCACCGTTTATTTCGTAGACTGCCCCAAATACTTTGACCGGGCCGAGCTTTACCGCACCAAATACGGCGATTATCAGGATAATGACGAGCGTTTCATATTCTTCTCGCGCGCGGTGCTGGAAGGCGCGAAATTCATAGACTTCAAGCCGGACATAATACACTGCCACGACTGGCAGACGGGCCTGATTCCCGCCTATCTGAAAACGTTGTACCGCATAGACGCGTTTTTCGCCAAGACCGGCTCGCTGTTTACCATACACAACATGGCTTTTCAGGGCTGCTTCCCGCGCGACACGCATTTCCGGGCGGGTTTCGGCTGGATAGACTTCACGCCGGACAAGCTGGAATTCTACGGCGGGATAAATTTCCTTAAATCCGGCATAGTTTTCGGCGACAGGGTCAACACCGTAAGTCCCGGATACGCCGACGAGGTGCGCTTAAAGCCGGAGTTCGGGCGCGGGCTGGAGGGGGTGCTGCGCGCGCGCGGGGCGGATTTTTCCGGCATACTAAACGGCATAGACACCGAAATCTGGGACCCGGAGATGGACGCTTTCATCCCGCGCGGCTATGATTTCCGCTCTTTTTCAAAAGGCAAGGCGGCGGCCAGGACCGCGCTGCGCGCCAGAACCGGCCTTGCCGAGGACAAGGCGCCGCTTGTGGGCATAGTGTCGCGGCTGGAGGGGCAGAAAGGCTCCGACATCATCGCGGCTGTGATGCCCAATTTCGCCGCGCGGGCGCAGTTCGCGCTGCTGGGCTGCGGCGACCCGCATGTCCAGGACACGTTTGCCGCGCTGGAGCGCCAGCATCCCGGCCGCATTTCCTGCTGTTTCGCGCATAACGAGGAGCTGGCCCACATCGTCTACGCCGCCAGCGATATTTTCCTGATGCCCTCGCGCTTTGAGCCGTGCGGCCTCAGCCAGATGATAGCCATGCGCTACGGCGCGCCGCCGGTCGTAACCCGCACCGGCGGGCTGGCCGACACCGTTTCTGATGCCGCGCCGGTTACCGGCTATTTCGCCGCCGACGCGCAGAAGGAAAACGTAACCGCCGCGCTGTCCAAGGCGATATGCGATTTTTCCAACAGGCGTGTCTGGGGCGAGGTGGTCCGCAACGGCATGAAGCGGGATTTCTCGTGGGACTCGTCCGCCGCGCATTACCTGGCCCTGTTCTCAACCATACACAAGCTGCGCAGATAG
- the radA gene encoding DNA repair protein RadA has protein sequence MKLKTMHRCQSCGFASPKWLGQCPDCKGWNTLVEEVTETGKPGAKERRALTDFSSELTPLDKARAADEPRIKTGISEVDRLLGGGLVRGQAALLAGAPGIGKSTLTLQLAGGLAPAMKVLYVSGEESLHQVGARAARLKVNSKDILLLSETDLSRIIEAYRKVKPGALVIDSIQTVYHPQFAGSPGTVSQVRESAAELLRLCKSDNALLVLLGHVTKEGSLAGPRVLEHIVDTVLYFDSERHNLLRILRAYKNRFGPTSEIGIFSMSESGLGAVEDASLHFSSAGRDKPLKGRAFSVAMEGSRPIAAEVQALVAPTRYPFPRRLASGLDLNRCQLLLAALERHVGLSLENKDVFLSVAGGIRLDDPALDLAVCAAVISSARDTVIGWENVFVGEVGILGQVSRVPWLGARLAEAGRLGFKTAHVPPVSGSEKLPQKPSAAVTEDLRELFNAVAAKAAVKA, from the coding sequence ATGAAGCTCAAAACCATGCACCGCTGCCAGAGCTGCGGTTTCGCCTCGCCCAAATGGCTGGGCCAGTGCCCGGACTGCAAGGGCTGGAACACCCTGGTGGAGGAAGTAACCGAAACCGGCAAACCCGGAGCCAAAGAGCGGCGCGCGCTGACCGATTTTTCATCCGAGCTGACCCCGCTGGACAAGGCCCGCGCCGCAGACGAGCCGCGCATAAAAACCGGCATCTCGGAGGTTGACAGGCTGCTGGGCGGAGGGCTGGTCCGGGGGCAGGCCGCGCTGTTGGCGGGCGCGCCCGGCATAGGCAAATCCACGCTGACTTTGCAGCTTGCCGGCGGGCTGGCCCCGGCGATGAAGGTGCTATATGTAAGCGGCGAGGAATCGCTGCATCAGGTGGGCGCGCGCGCGGCGCGGCTGAAGGTGAACTCCAAAGACATTCTGCTTTTGTCGGAAACCGATTTGTCGCGTATAATAGAGGCGTACCGCAAGGTGAAGCCGGGCGCGCTGGTGATAGATTCCATACAGACCGTCTATCATCCGCAGTTCGCGGGCAGCCCCGGCACCGTAAGCCAGGTGCGCGAAAGCGCGGCGGAACTGCTGCGCCTGTGCAAAAGCGACAATGCGCTGCTTGTGCTGCTGGGCCATGTTACCAAAGAAGGCTCCCTCGCCGGACCGCGCGTGCTGGAGCATATAGTGGACACCGTGCTGTATTTTGACTCCGAGCGGCACAACCTGCTGCGCATACTGCGGGCATACAAAAACCGCTTCGGGCCCACGTCGGAAATAGGCATATTTTCCATGTCCGAATCCGGCCTCGGCGCGGTGGAGGACGCCAGCCTGCATTTCTCCTCCGCCGGACGGGACAAGCCGCTTAAGGGCCGCGCATTCTCCGTGGCGATGGAGGGCAGCCGCCCCATCGCGGCGGAGGTGCAGGCGCTGGTGGCCCCGACGCGCTACCCCTTCCCGCGCCGGCTGGCCAGCGGGCTGGACCTCAACCGCTGCCAGCTGCTGCTTGCCGCGCTGGAGCGGCATGTGGGCCTTAGCCTGGAGAACAAGGACGTGTTCCTCTCCGTGGCCGGGGGCATCCGCCTGGACGACCCCGCGCTGGACCTGGCGGTGTGCGCGGCGGTAATCAGCTCCGCCAGAGACACGGTGATAGGCTGGGAGAATGTGTTTGTCGGCGAAGTGGGGATACTGGGCCAGGTTTCCCGCGTGCCGTGGCTGGGCGCGCGGCTGGCGGAGGCGGGCAGGCTGGGATTTAAGACGGCGCATGTCCCGCCTGTCTCCGGCAGTGAAAAGCTGCCGCAGAAGCCTTCCGCCGCGGTAACGGAGGATTTGAGAGAGCTGTTCAACGCGGTCGCCGCCAAGGCGGCCGTAAAAGCGTAG
- a CDS encoding DNA adenine methylase — translation MIESLSTQGVKYAGSKLKLLPHILALAAKTGAGTVLDGFSGTTRVSQAFAKNGYGVICNDIAVWSETFGRCYLLNRKTRDEYAELFAHLNAAAPADGWFSEHYGGAAGDGRAAGSDGLKKPWQIHNTRKLDGIRDEIERLKLPPVDKAVVLTGLILALDRVDNSLGHHAAYLKNWSARSYGQLKLEIPDFCGGGRGHQVFRRDIFDLLPEVSADLAYFDPPYGSNNGKMPPSRVRYAAYYHLWTTVCLNDRPELFGKAKRRSDSSDVKSPSVFEEFRRGAAGRFIAVEAIERLIRGVNAQWVILSYSSGGRATARELDEVMRSCGRLAETVRLEYKRNVMSAMKWTNDWAASPGNPHEEFLFLLEKR, via the coding sequence GTGATAGAGTCTCTTTCCACTCAGGGCGTCAAATACGCGGGCTCCAAGTTGAAATTGCTGCCGCATATTCTGGCATTGGCGGCAAAAACCGGGGCGGGAACCGTGCTGGACGGGTTTTCGGGGACCACGCGGGTTTCGCAGGCTTTCGCCAAAAACGGGTATGGGGTGATTTGCAATGATATCGCCGTCTGGTCCGAAACGTTCGGGCGGTGCTATTTGCTTAACCGGAAAACCCGCGACGAATATGCGGAATTGTTCGCGCATCTTAACGCGGCCGCGCCTGCGGACGGGTGGTTCAGCGAACATTACGGCGGGGCCGCCGGCGACGGGCGCGCCGCCGGTTCCGACGGGCTGAAAAAACCCTGGCAAATCCATAACACGCGGAAACTGGACGGCATACGGGATGAAATAGAGCGGTTGAAGCTGCCGCCGGTTGACAAGGCCGTCGTTTTGACCGGGCTTATCCTCGCGCTGGACCGGGTGGATAATTCGCTGGGCCATCACGCCGCGTATCTCAAAAACTGGTCCGCGCGCTCTTACGGGCAACTGAAGCTGGAAATTCCGGATTTTTGCGGCGGCGGGCGGGGGCATCAGGTTTTCAGGCGGGATATTTTTGACCTGCTGCCGGAAGTATCCGCCGATTTGGCGTATTTTGACCCGCCCTACGGCTCCAATAACGGGAAAATGCCGCCCTCGCGCGTGCGCTATGCGGCTTATTACCACTTGTGGACGACGGTCTGCCTTAACGACAGACCGGAATTGTTCGGCAAGGCCAAACGGCGGAGCGACAGTTCTGACGTGAAATCGCCCTCCGTTTTTGAGGAGTTCCGGCGCGGCGCGGCGGGCCGCTTCATCGCGGTTGAGGCGATTGAGCGGCTCATACGCGGGGTGAACGCGCAGTGGGTGATTTTATCCTACAGCTCCGGCGGCCGGGCGACCGCGCGTGAACTGGATGAAGTTATGCGCTCCTGCGGCAGGCTGGCCGAGACCGTCCGGCTGGAATACAAACGCAATGTGATGTCCGCGATGAAATGGACCAACGACTGGGCGGCCTCGCCCGGAAATCCGCACGAGGAATTTCTATTTCTGCTGGAAAAACGGTAA
- a CDS encoding MlaD family protein, with protein sequence MVNVEAKVGIFAIAGLLLLGLGIFSLGDFSVRREYPLSVEFRDVAGLPDKSVVRLSGVDIGKVKSIEMEGDHVLVHLAVREGVKICRDARFQIGSTSIIGSKYLQIDQGHDSAGFLSPGARVKGDNILPLDRMLASTLSTMQRLMDEVSQKGRLGRDLSKTMENLRDLTANMNELISTVQPRVESSMKNMEDISAKLDGLIAKVDSLVNKINTGQGVAGALVTDEKMRDDLKTTMANVKDASGRAKDILTKVTDFKVHWKYTSRYEPQAAASRSDFGVEISPRLGRYYYLGIANLRNGDDQSPRPDYAEKNKVEAQLGWTGQDYDFYAGLIRGAGGFGIRYTPFGQTPALKRLSVNAAAYDFLRNRTINGREFNAPQYDLGTELHLSRVISLGAGVVDIKGTGNTSYSLNLKFEDKDIAYLLGLVTLGTVRTSGGN encoded by the coding sequence ATGGTGAACGTAGAGGCTAAAGTCGGGATTTTCGCCATTGCCGGCCTGCTGCTGCTGGGGCTGGGCATATTCTCGCTGGGGGATTTTTCCGTGCGGCGGGAGTATCCGCTTTCCGTTGAATTCAGGGACGTCGCCGGCCTGCCGGACAAATCGGTGGTGCGCCTCTCCGGCGTGGACATCGGCAAGGTCAAATCAATAGAGATGGAAGGCGATCATGTGCTGGTCCATCTGGCGGTGCGCGAGGGCGTCAAAATCTGCCGCGACGCGAGATTTCAGATAGGCTCCACCAGCATAATAGGCAGCAAATACCTGCAAATAGACCAGGGGCACGATTCGGCGGGATTTCTGTCTCCGGGCGCGCGCGTCAAGGGCGACAACATACTGCCGCTGGACAGGATGCTGGCCTCCACACTCTCCACCATGCAGCGGCTGATGGACGAGGTGAGCCAGAAAGGCAGGCTGGGCCGCGACCTCTCCAAAACGATGGAGAATCTGCGCGACCTCACCGCCAACATGAACGAGCTTATTTCCACCGTGCAGCCGCGCGTGGAAAGCTCCATGAAAAACATGGAAGACATTTCCGCCAAGCTGGACGGGCTTATAGCCAAGGTGGACTCGCTGGTCAACAAGATAAACACCGGACAGGGCGTGGCCGGCGCGCTTGTCACCGACGAGAAGATGCGCGACGACCTCAAAACCACCATGGCCAATGTAAAAGACGCCAGCGGCCGGGCCAAGGACATCCTTACCAAGGTTACGGACTTCAAGGTGCACTGGAAATACACCAGCCGCTATGAGCCGCAGGCGGCCGCCTCCAGAAGCGATTTCGGCGTGGAAATATCGCCGCGGCTGGGACGGTACTACTATCTGGGCATAGCCAACCTCAGAAACGGCGACGACCAGTCCCCCCGCCCCGATTACGCCGAAAAGAACAAGGTGGAGGCCCAGCTCGGCTGGACGGGCCAGGATTACGATTTCTACGCCGGACTTATACGCGGCGCGGGCGGTTTCGGCATCCGCTACACTCCGTTCGGGCAGACGCCGGCGCTTAAACGGCTCTCCGTCAACGCGGCGGCCTACGATTTCCTGCGCAACCGCACCATCAACGGGCGCGAGTTCAACGCCCCGCAGTACGACCTGGGCACGGAGCTGCATCTAAGCCGCGTCATCTCGCTGGGCGCGGGGGTGGTGGACATCAAGGGAACCGGCAACACTTCGTACTCGCTGAACCTGAAATTTGAAGACAAGGACATCGCCTACCTGCTGGGCCTTGTTACGCTGGGAACGGTGCGCACTTCGGGGGGCAACTGA
- a CDS encoding type II TA system antitoxin MqsA family protein — MKTYCPNCDKMVPAVEHTKAEKLPVKGDEIEIKSVFLRCPECSESIFNEKLDSKNLEQAFAGYRRKHKLLSPREIRAIREQYGLSQRAFGGLLGWGEITIHRYEAGAIQDRAHNELLELIKMPENMLFIYEENKELLPQRLRDEIHIKVNVLMERAAVSRFNKAFEYYLSYAKTAQPEFTGNKAFDLRKTIQMILYIVNHLKETFKTKINKMLWYADFLHFKRHMISISGNGYVHLDFGPVPNHYDLILSKMVEDKLLRKEERKFGEAISALVTPNAREFTETEKEALDFVIGKFKNSSCNEISQQSHNESPYKNTATRERISYHLAKNLTMSLP, encoded by the coding sequence ATGAAAACTTACTGCCCAAATTGCGATAAAATGGTTCCCGCTGTTGAGCATACAAAAGCGGAGAAATTGCCCGTAAAAGGCGATGAAATAGAGATAAAATCCGTATTTCTGCGGTGTCCGGAGTGTTCGGAAAGCATATTTAATGAAAAGCTGGATTCAAAAAATCTGGAACAGGCATTTGCCGGCTACCGCCGGAAACATAAACTTCTGTCTCCGCGGGAAATAAGGGCCATCCGCGAACAATACGGGCTGAGCCAGCGCGCATTCGGCGGCTTGCTGGGATGGGGAGAGATAACCATCCATCGTTATGAAGCGGGCGCTATTCAGGACAGGGCGCACAACGAACTGCTGGAACTTATAAAAATGCCCGAAAACATGTTGTTTATTTATGAGGAAAATAAGGAATTGCTGCCCCAACGTTTAAGGGATGAAATACATATAAAAGTTAACGTCTTGATGGAACGAGCAGCAGTTTCGCGGTTTAATAAGGCGTTTGAATATTACTTGTCGTATGCAAAAACAGCGCAACCCGAATTTACGGGGAATAAAGCTTTTGATTTGAGAAAAACAATCCAGATGATACTCTACATAGTGAACCACCTTAAGGAAACATTCAAAACCAAGATCAACAAGATGTTGTGGTATGCCGACTTTCTGCATTTCAAACGCCACATGATTTCCATCAGCGGCAATGGCTATGTGCATCTGGATTTCGGCCCCGTGCCGAATCATTATGACTTGATACTTTCCAAAATGGTTGAAGACAAATTGTTGCGAAAAGAGGAGCGGAAATTCGGCGAAGCGATAAGTGCGCTGGTTACTCCAAATGCCAGAGAATTCACAGAAACTGAAAAGGAAGCATTGGATTTTGTGATAGGAAAGTTTAAAAACTCAAGTTGCAATGAGATTTCACAGCAATCGCATAACGAATCCCCATACAAAAACACTGCCACAAGAGAAAGAATCTCATACCATCTGGCAAAAAACTTGACAATGAGTTTGCCTTAG
- a CDS encoding DNA adenine methylase, with product MRALSTEGVKYAGSKLKLLPHILALAGKTGAGTVLDGFSGTTRVSQAFAKNGYGVICNDIAVWSETFGRCYLQNAGLARERGQLLAHLNSLSPELAAKLLNEA from the coding sequence GTGAGAGCGCTTTCGACAGAGGGCGTCAAATATGCCGGCTCCAAGTTGAAATTGCTGCCGCATATTCTGGCATTGGCCGGGAAGACCGGCGCGGGAACCGTGCTGGACGGGTTTTCGGGGACCACGCGGGTTTCGCAGGCTTTCGCCAAAAACGGGTATGGGGTGATTTGCAATGATATTGCCGTCTGGTCCGAAACGTTCGGGCGGTGCTATCTGCAAAACGCCGGGCTGGCGCGGGAGCGCGGGCAGTTGCTGGCCCACCTCAACTCGCTGTCGCCGGAACTGGCGGCAAAATTGCTCAACGAGGCTTGA